ATAGCCGGATACTACATCCTTTACTTCTTCCACTTTGATGCTGGCTATGGATATCTTAGCTACTTTGGTGCCGAGGTCAAATACAATCCTGGCAAGGTCGTCGGTCGTAGAAGCCATCTCAAAACTATAGATATAATCTACCATGCTAGAGGTCAAGGAAATGGATTTATACCCTGAATAACTATTCCATGGATCTCCGTTCTTACCCAGGTAGTTGGTGATGGATACCGGCACATCGGAGGAGGCTTTTATAGTGACTTGATACCTGCTATTTTTTTTAAGGGAGATAGGGGCTTTGACTAATTGTACATGCCAACCTTCAGTACCAGCCTGGGTAACATTGATGAGGCCGGTACCATTGGATCTTGAGAGCGTAGCGGACGCCGCTGGCTGCAGGTATAGGTTCCAACCATCGCCCGGTGAAAAATTACCTTCAAAAACCAATACAGTCGTCTGTTGTTTTGCAGGTAGCATAGGGGTCTTTAACAAGGCATCAGACAGGGCGGTAAGGTATTGATTGGTCGTGGGGTTAAAAATTCCAAAACCCGCGCTCCATTCCCAATAGGTCCAACTAAAGTCCTGCTGCTCAAACCATCGAGCCAGAAAATTAGACCATTTGACCCTGCTGTCAATATCGGCACGACTGTAGGCACCAAACTCGCCGATATGGATGGGTTTGTTTTTTTCCTTGGCCAGTGCTTTGACAAAGGCAAATGAGCTGGCTACCTCATCTCGCTCCAGGGTAGTATTCTCCCATTTGGTGCCGAGCCAGGCATCAGCGCCATTGACCCATTCAGCACCCTGATGGGTAAATGAAAAGGGCTCGTAATAATGAATAGTAAGGATGATGTAATCGTCATCAGGAAATACCAGATCAGGCACTCCGGCCAGACCTCCCCAGGGATCAGTCCCCATCAATACAGCACGCGTAGGATTGGTCTTCCTGATTTCGGCCAAAGCATCTTTAAAAAACACATTCCATTTCTGGGGCGTCAGGGCAGAATTGGGTTCGTTCATCACTTCAAAAAGCAATCGATGATCATAGGCTTTGAAGTAAGCAGCGATCTGTGACCACTGGCTTATAAATCGTGCTTTAGCTCCATCCGGATCCTGAAAGATCGCATCGTGATGATGCATATTGATGATGACATACAGGTTTTCTGCAAGGGCTTTGTCGATCACATATTTTATCCTTTCTAAAAAACTTGCATTGATGGTATAGGGAGCGGACTGCTGCGTTCTGGCTGCCACATCCCACCTGATAGGGATCCTCACATGATTGAATCCAAGTGCTGCAATCCGTTGAAAATAATCATCGCGAAAAGGATTACCCCATTCGGTCTCCGAAGGAGCCTCAAACATATTGCCCAAATTGACCCCTTTTCCAAGATTTTTATTGATCTCAAATACAGTAGGTGATTGACCAAATGACCAATAGCATGATAAGGTCATTAAGAGGATCGCCGGTACGATGATATATTTCTGCATGGAGTAAAATTAAAATATTATGGGTAGATAAGATGTTAATTTGCACCTCGACATATAATAACAATCATCTTGTACGAATGAAGAAGCTTGATTCTAATAGAAGTATCCTTGGCCTATATCCGGCCACCAATTTAAATCATATGATATAAAAGCCCTTAGACTGAAATCTAGACCCAAACTCGATTAGATAAAAAGATAGGTGATACTAAACACCTACCGTGGCCATCGCCTTCCTGATAGCATCCATATTTATTTTCAATGCGGCATCATTGTCCAAATCATTGAGTACCTGGTTGAACGGTTCGGTACGAAGGGGGCCATCAAATCCAATGTCTAACAAACCTTGCATAAACTCTTTGGTATTGATGACACCGGTAGCCATGGGCAGTTCACGCTTACCATCTTGTTGTTCGATGCGGGTAAACCCTAAACGGGCATCGTTGAGGTCTACATGAGACACATCTTCAGCTTTGAGTGAACGGATGTCATCCCCTTTGTCATCTGCGCAAAACCAGTGGAAGCTATCCAACACTACACCAACATTACTTTCATTGATATTGGCTATAAGTTCTTTGCATTCTTTTAAAGAGCAGATGAAGGGGTACCTGCCAGCAGTCAATAAAGTCCTCATGCCGAGGTACTCAATGCCGAGTCGCACTCCATAATCTTTCATGACTTTGGCACACTCACCCAGGCGATAGGCAGTTTGTCTCATGTTTTCGTTGTAAGTCAGGTCCCGTGAAGAGGAGATGATCCAGGTATTAAGTCGTGCAGCTCCCATTTTCTCCATGGTCTGGACGAATTTTTTCAGACTTTTAAAATCATCGTTAAATTTAGTTTTGCTTTGACGAAACTCTACAGGGATATTGGTCGTATCCCAACCCAGGTTATGCGCTTGTGCTTTTGCTACCGTGTCTGCAAGCTGACTTTCAGAATAGTTCATCACTTCATTGATGTAGGGACTCACCGCTTCGTATCCATACTTGATCGCATAATCTATGGCCTCCTGTTGATTGGCCTTGACTCCAATGATCCCTGGGTTAAGCGCTATCTTAAATTTTCTTTCAGGTGGTGGAACTGTATACATTGCGTTCATACCAATGCCGGTACCTGCTATAGCGATGGAAGATGATTTTACAAAATTTCGACGATCCATGTTTTAGATATTTAATTAATACTCATGAAGATAACTGAAAATAATTTTTACTGAGCAGATTATGACCATCTTTAGCATAGCTACACTAAAAAAAATCATCAGAGCGTTTCTACATGGTTGGATAGGCGTTCCATTTTTTACGCTTCATTTCTTCTTTGCTTCTGCCTTTGCCAGGTTTTGAGCCATTTTATATTTGACCATTTTGGAGATCAGGCTGATGGGCAAACGCTTATCAATAGGAAACTGAATAGAGCCTTTACCCATTTTATATCCTGCCAATTCTTTTATAAATGCTTCATTGGCGGCAGGGGTAGCATAAAATCCTATATGTTCTTTAAAAGCAGCAAAATATACCAGGGGCCCATGATATTTGTAGGCAGGCATATTATAACTAATAGATTCTTCAGCTTTAGGAGCTGCTTTTTGTATAGTATCTCGCATAAGTTTTAACAGGACCTGAGTGTCCTTTGGAAATCCAATGATGTACTCGTCAACATTTTTTGCTTGCAGTTCTTTCATTATAAATATTGAAATATCAACTCTCAGCAGCGTCTATTAACTCCTGGATATCAAATTTATTCATTTTCATAAAAGCCCCAACTGCTTTAGGTGCCTTGTTAGGGTCACTCATAAGTTTGGACAAAACAGAAGGCACAATTTGCCAGGACACCCCAAATGGATCTTTGAGCCAGCCACACCGACCCTCAGTACCACCTTCAGTTAACTTATACCAGTAGTGATCTATTTCTTCCTGGGTATCACAATTGACCACAAAAGAAAGTCCTTCATTAAAATCAAAATCATGATTGCCCGGGCCATCCATCGCTGAAAATAAGTCATGATTTAATTCAAAATGGCCAAATTGGAGATATCCCTCCGGCTGGGGGCTATCAGGCCCGTATCGTTGCAAGGGGTGGATCTTTGAATCCGGAAATATCGAGGTGTATAAATTGATCGCTGACTCTGCATTGCCAAATTGTTGATTGACAAACAGAAGAGATGGATTGATTTTTAAACTTCCATCAGGCAGACTACCGATCATGAGCTGCCATGTCAACCCAAATTTGTCTTTGACCCATCCGTATTTTTCACTCCAGGGATATTTATCCAGTGGCATAAGGGCACTTCCACCTTCGATTAATTTGTTCCAAATGACTTGCAGTTCGTCCCCATCCGTAGTGGTATAAAATAATGAAATCGCTGGGTTGATACTATAAGCCGGACCCCCATTGAGACCCATGACTTTAAATCCTCCTATTTCAAAATTGGCCACCATAGCATTATCTGAGGTGATCCTCGAGTTTTCAAAGATCGAACAATAGAAGGTAGCTGCCTCCTTGGCCTGGCCATCAAACCACAAACAAGGATAGATTGGATTGGTCATATATCAAAGGTCGATATTTTTCTCAAAAAAACTAAATATGAATAGCTCACCCTACTTGTCGAAGCAGCCGACTCTTCCAAAAGATATTTCAAACTTGACTTTAATGTAAAAAAGCAGGTATGTCAATGATAAATGATCAAATGCGTTTCCATTCGCGGTTTTGGGGGTAATTTTATTCCATATTCAGGAAGAAAGGGTGACCATGACTAGCCATAGCGAATAATTGCTGTATTGTTATGGGATAAAGCGGAGAAAAAAACCAATTTACTTTTAGACTAAAATAAAATGTTACAAATGCAATGAATACGGCAAGCAATAAGGAAAAAGCAGCGAAGCTTCATTTGGAGCCTTTTGTTCCAATAATTGACAAACAAATGAAATATTATAAAATCATCTTTACTTATCTATTGTTATTGACCTGGTCTGTTATCGGTAGCAGCACAGGTTTATCTGAACCGGATGAAAAATCCTTGAATACCAAAGCCAGTCAATTAGCCATAGATAAAGCAGACAGCATTGGACAAAATATGTTAGTTGTACCCGGATGGGATAATCTGACAGGCAGTCTCGAGATAAAGACTGGCGCGGACCTTCCTCTGCAAAAGCATGCCATCTTACCTGGAAGCATCCATCGGTATGATTACAAAAGCATAAATCGCCACAAATCATTTGTTTTGTATGTTGATTCTACAGCTTATTTCGCTGAAAATGGTTTCGGCAGACCATTGCAAACGATTCAGCATCCGTCGGGTGAATATTATAAGGGAACCACTTACCTGGCTTACCAGGGGCCAAAGGAAGATCCCTATGTTTGTGCCTATAATCACCGGACAAAAGTTTGGAGCGGGCCCGTCAAGGCAGGGACGAGCGCACTGGGCAAGACTCCGAATCCAAAATATCCGGATAAGATTGATAATCATGGACGCCCTGCGCTGATCGTTGATGGCAAAGGATATATCCATTTAATTTTTGGCGGACATGGCGGAGAGAGCGATCAGGGAAATAATTCGCTGGGGTCATACGGCAGTGGAAGGCAAACTCATCTCGTTTCAAAAAAACCAGGCGATATCTCCTCCTGGGAAATACTGGATAACATTCCTCCTTTTGGGACTTATAGCCAGTTTATCAAAATGTCGAATAACCACATTTATTTATTCTACCGGCACGGACCTCATCAGAGCGACTGGGTATATCAAAAATCCATCGACAATGGCAGGACTTTTGCTAGCCCGGTGTCCATTCTTAAACATAAACCTCAAAAGGAAAATCCGAAAATATATGATACCTGGTATGCCTGGTTTCAGGA
The window above is part of the Saprospiraceae bacterium genome. Proteins encoded here:
- a CDS encoding cellulase family glycosylhydrolase, whose product is MQKYIIVPAILLMTLSCYWSFGQSPTVFEINKNLGKGVNLGNMFEAPSETEWGNPFRDDYFQRIAALGFNHVRIPIRWDVAARTQQSAPYTINASFLERIKYVIDKALAENLYVIINMHHHDAIFQDPDGAKARFISQWSQIAAYFKAYDHRLLFEVMNEPNSALTPQKWNVFFKDALAEIRKTNPTRAVLMGTDPWGGLAGVPDLVFPDDDYIILTIHYYEPFSFTHQGAEWVNGADAWLGTKWENTTLERDEVASSFAFVKALAKEKNKPIHIGEFGAYSRADIDSRVKWSNFLARWFEQQDFSWTYWEWSAGFGIFNPTTNQYLTALSDALLKTPMLPAKQQTTVLVFEGNFSPGDGWNLYLQPAASATLSRSNGTGLINVTQAGTEGWHVQLVKAPISLKKNSRYQVTIKASSDVPVSITNYLGKNGDPWNSYSGYKSISLTSSMVDYIYSFEMASTTDDLARIVFDLGTKVAKISIASIKVEEVKDVVSGYADSWTDRIKLSPNPVRDHFTILGMKDYKMLHIVDMQGRLIRKIVRGDAKIDVSGLSPGTYAVEILGDQGWGVKKMVKE
- a CDS encoding DUF1801 domain-containing protein yields the protein MKELQAKNVDEYIIGFPKDTQVLLKLMRDTIQKAAPKAEESISYNMPAYKYHGPLVYFAAFKEHIGFYATPAANEAFIKELAGYKMGKGSIQFPIDKRLPISLISKMVKYKMAQNLAKAEAKKK
- a CDS encoding VOC family protein — its product is MTNPIYPCLWFDGQAKEAATFYCSIFENSRITSDNAMVANFEIGGFKVMGLNGGPAYSINPAISLFYTTTDGDELQVIWNKLIEGGSALMPLDKYPWSEKYGWVKDKFGLTWQLMIGSLPDGSLKINPSLLFVNQQFGNAESAINLYTSIFPDSKIHPLQRYGPDSPQPEGYLQFGHFELNHDLFSAMDGPGNHDFDFNEGLSFVVNCDTQEEIDHYWYKLTEGGTEGRCGWLKDPFGVSWQIVPSVLSKLMSDPNKAPKAVGAFMKMNKFDIQELIDAAES
- a CDS encoding BNR-4 repeat-containing protein gives rise to the protein MKYYKIIFTYLLLLTWSVIGSSTGLSEPDEKSLNTKASQLAIDKADSIGQNMLVVPGWDNLTGSLEIKTGADLPLQKHAILPGSIHRYDYKSINRHKSFVLYVDSTAYFAENGFGRPLQTIQHPSGEYYKGTTYLAYQGPKEDPYVCAYNHRTKVWSGPVKAGTSALGKTPNPKYPDKIDNHGRPALIVDGKGYIHLIFGGHGGESDQGNNSLGSYGSGRQTHLVSKKPGDISSWEILDNIPPFGTYSQFIKMSNNHIYLFYRHGPHQSDWVYQKSIDNGRTFASPVSILKHKPQKENPKIYDTWYAWFQEGPDNTVTSSFNYHPCSYSLEHTSLRVNEYAMKMNTVDDTWENAKGEKLAMPLTKESADSLTMVFDSKGEKTRLGTNLADSHGNPHLYFRYNSKSPAIFYSGWTGKGWQTSTINPPEYTFNDGDLIFENEDRTRFFASYSLMDHNEVGWWNSKDHGLTWEKEAPMLSSTEATYEMSALIRNAHPDARVIVAETPVNPEGKYSKLYLLGNSGPVKRNKLHLDKSGASQKGGH
- a CDS encoding sugar phosphate isomerase/epimerase, whose protein sequence is MDRRNFVKSSSIAIAGTGIGMNAMYTVPPPERKFKIALNPGIIGVKANQQEAIDYAIKYGYEAVSPYINEVMNYSESQLADTVAKAQAHNLGWDTTNIPVEFRQSKTKFNDDFKSLKKFVQTMEKMGAARLNTWIISSSRDLTYNENMRQTAYRLGECAKVMKDYGVRLGIEYLGMRTLLTAGRYPFICSLKECKELIANINESNVGVVLDSFHWFCADDKGDDIRSLKAEDVSHVDLNDARLGFTRIEQQDGKRELPMATGVINTKEFMQGLLDIGFDGPLRTEPFNQVLNDLDNDAALKINMDAIRKAMATVGV